Proteins co-encoded in one Oreochromis aureus strain Israel breed Guangdong linkage group 3, ZZ_aureus, whole genome shotgun sequence genomic window:
- the LOC116321146 gene encoding low affinity immunoglobulin gamma Fc region receptor II-like: MTGSTCNINTSKSDTAVYWCESGSGEFSSAVNITVQNDGNGPILVSPVHPVTEGASVSLSCSLRTQKILSNVFFYHNDKLIQNDTRGELKISAVSKSDEGFYKCQYSGRESAQSWMSVKVTVSGADSSSFPVWLIVGLVCGVSLIIILLLLLYRCRQSKYSCFTRSIQSESHRPGSSTNHGVNQNETHEYNSLHPGANEPWDVTYSRIDIANIRKKKNKG; encoded by the exons ATGACTGGATCCACATGTAACATCAACACATCAAAGTCAGATACTGCagtgtactggtgtgagtctggatcaggagagttcagcagtgcagtcaacatcactgtacaGA ATGATGGTAATGGTCCTATCCTGGTGAGTCCTGTTCATCCTGTGACTGAGGGAGCTTCTgttagtctgagctgcagtttgagaacacaaaaaatactttccaatgtgtttttctatcacaaTGACAAACTTATTCAAAATGATACCCGAGGGGAGCTGAAGATCTCTGCAGTGTCAAAGTCTGATGAAGGTTtctacaagtgtcagtactcaggaagagagtcagcacagagctggatgTCAGTTAAAG TAACTGTGTCAGGAGCTGACAGCTCTTCATTTCCTGTGTGGTTGATTGTTGGACTGGTTTGTGGAGTCTCTCTCATTATTATTCTCCTGCTCTTGTTGTATCGCTGCAGACAGTCCAAGT ATTCCTGCTTCACCAG gTCGATCCAGTCTGAGAGTCACCGTCCGGGCTCCTCCACAAATCATGGAGTCAACCAGAATGAAACTCATGAATACAACTCTCTTCATCCTG GTGCAAATGAACCCTGGGATGTCACATACTCTCGAATTGATATTgcaaacatcagaaagaaga AAAACAAAGGTTAG